ttcgaggaggaacaagtcagggacaaagaaccccccgctccatctccaaccacttcaggcaagtttaggggtcagaggacaaagctaaGAAGGGGGAACAcaggaggcaccggagggaaacccacggcgaagtccatgtgatccatgaggtgggaccagagggaaacccgttgtcaccacccacggtccttgccaagttcagcaaccaggtggcatgtatagtcaaggacaaggtggagatcacttgggaggagtggaacaatgtctcggtcgactacaagacacatatctggggtgaggtgacaAGGAGCTTCCATTATTCCGAGGATGCTGATCtgaacaagtgcagggagtgggtcatgcacgtggtaGGAAGAgtctttagaaacttcaagtccatgctgaccaggtactacctgaagctaggcaagtcaccctgtgtcaaatacactatggtgaaggaacatcactgggaagagttctgcaaataaagaacaacagaagaagcaaaggcaaagagcgccaagtttagcgcactcgcgaagaagaacctgcacccccaccacttgggcatgactgggtttgctggtaagaggccccagtggcaggaggaagaaagggctagaactgccgccgggcttcccgatccaTACGACgatgtagacttgagggctaaggacttcatctatgcccgcaagccgaagaagctcaaggagggcgcgagcaagttcaatgagcccaagttcgaggaggtggagagggctctcatcgaggcTGCTAAATCCAAGGACATCTTTGAGGTTCGTAGGGGCCAAGACTTGTTGACCCTGGCGttgggaacccccgagcaccgtggccgcgtccgtggcatgtcatcgaagatgagctggaactcagtggagtcatggcaatccgacgctgccacataccggtcaaggcagaggtacaaggagggcatctttcagaagggctatgatcaaggcatggctaaaatgatcagtcggtccataaaagaagccttcacgagcaatgacccagatatggtgtcgatgaggtcacagatgcttcgccaggctaGCGTGGCtatgcctcaagttccacaagggtagacacaagggcagccactaccaatgatcgaggatcgcccaaggcaccttGTCGACGACATCCGGGAACCCATGTGCGTCCACCTCACGATCCCATTCGGCAGGacgaaaaagttgaccgtgggtgagggttacatgcaccccaaagaagatatcaaagatttcaaccaagaccagatccctgccaactatgctgccgtgatacttacatggtatgcgaccgaatatgaagaatttgaaatggaatatccaactgcagaaggggtaatgatccttggagctgccatgggttccgaagtcctgtggaacaaggacgacatagagatcattctctcgacgccgacttctacgccgaCGGTGACACCAGCATTACAACCATCcattgccggatcttgtccccccgatgatctgGATCACGGCGAcagcgatgacgaaggcaatggcggggatgacaagggaaggaactcaccccaaggcacaagccctcaccctcgttctcctcctccaacaacaagtccacctccacctcccggcagtccgtctaagggcacgagcaaaggaccgggaggcacggaggaaccgggggcaaagacaccgcctgctgccattgcgagcacaagccactatcctccaccgccggcgaagactaaaggcgaccaagggcagctcacatactcacttgagttcgaaaggtatggtagcggcgagcataatttgctaataacttttctttgccataatatggtactaacatttctatcctaggccgagatcacctttccatctatttcctgaatcggatgactgccccggccattacgagcatgggaagttcatgataaccaaggcctagctcgtcgacgaggaaaggtgggagacaaggaggtttcatctctggtacatggaagcggcaaaagctggcctgcatggttttctagtcaaggttgtggcggagtacttctacttgcccggcaacgatgtagaactccccgtggttttccacgacatgtacagactactgcggaaacaagaccttgacatcacccaagtcaccttgttctctatgtaagtgacgaattgcgagtttcacatatcacctgcctttgaatcggtcaagactacttatatatgccacgatggcttgtccttgcaggttgatggcctatatatccaaggaactaaaacttgatgttatctatctatctccaatgcatattgctcaaagaatcatcattggttaccacctagatgacaatcatccaaccatgaaagacttgaccaagcgacagagagaggcgcacaggaagaaactgatggacaatgagaagttgaatatttcaaggtacatactaggatcAATGAAGAAGATCAGAGGAAATGGGTAtatcctagctgcctaccactttgggtaagtcgaagacatgcctgtagagataagtgggtagctagctagtattattatttctcgtcgtaacctgtattttgtttcaatggcgcagccaaggcctcgagggtcactgggttgcatttatcatctaccctcaggatggcagggcctacgtatttgattcgttgacagtgccaaacttaaaagggtaccagacctttgaagattgcctcagagtgtaagtgactgaactgtcttcttacatgcgttctaatgccctgtctaatactagtacatttcgtatagcgcttataaggagtacgtgaaggatcctgaatgctatgatcgaagaacagagaattttaaggctaagcataagaaccgcattaAAATCAGAcacaactttccggtaagtatttgaaaggtttaattgtgctttccgttcatatgcgttctaatgcctgtgttgtaatgcttgtgtatcgatcatgcagtgtgccaaacaaccggtaggatcacaaatctgtggcttctacgtctgtgagtcTCTGAGGgcgtgcaagcagtacagcagtagttggagggtgctcaagaatggattgaactggtggagagacatacagagcacccaacactccttcaagcagacaaaggcggataTATGTAAGTTTATCTTAGACAAATATGTGCTTGAAgggggcacgttcttcaatgagaacagcccgctagtgattttaccggagtacgagaggctgaggaaatggcccacgatgatgcgtccgcaggattactccttagcgcatgtataactaccttaatatgtaaatgtaatgaattaacgatgacaagaacgactaagtgaatgtatatatatgtatattatctcatgtgtaatgcctgcatactttttaagtttaatgtgtgaaatctggatgtgatttgaatttgaatttatatgcctgttgtattttttttttaattcaggaaataatttactgaggcggataaataataaagctcgccacggctaatgaacataaccgcggcgggccacaaaagtgtccgccgcggtaaaataatttaccgcggtgggcggtgtaacgtgtccgccgtggtaaaagtatatttaccgcggcgggcacgttacaccgtccgccgcggtaaatcggttaaccgcagcgggcaaagccgcccgccgcagttaagccacgatttaccgtggcctctaggccgcggcggacggctttgcccgccacgGGAAACCGAAAAcgtccgcctccagtaaagtttgtgtagtagtgtgttGTGTTCAGAGAAATCGGTTCTTGTGGTTAAATTCTTCTTTTGTTTCTTTCAAGTTTCATGCACGAATTATCGCTTTGTTAAGCTTAAGCATTGCCGCCGATGACTAATCGTGTCTTCTTGAACACAGGAGGGACAAAGTGTACAGCTGCGGGAGCCGTCTTGCGTGGCGTCGTCGGTGGCTTCTCGACGGCGTCAGACTCTCAGAGGCTAGCCGGCAAGGTGGCCGTCATCACCGGCGCGGCCAGCGGCATCGGCAAGGCGACGGCCGCCGAGTTCGTCCGGAACGGCGCCAAGGTGATCCTCGCGGACGTGCAGGACGACGCCGGCCGCGCCGTGGCCGCCGAGCTCGGCGCGGCGGCGTCCTACACCCGTTGCGACGTCACAGACGAGGCCCAGATCGCGGCAGCGGCGGACCTCGCCGTGGCGCGGCACGGGCGGCTGGACGTGCTGTACAGCAACGCGGGCGCGCCGGGGGCCTCGGCGCCCGCGACGCCGCTGGCGTCGCTGGACCTCGCGGACTTCGACCGCGTCATGGCGGTCAACGCGCGGTCCGCGGTGGCGTGCCTCAAGCACGCCGCGCGCGTCATGGTGCCCCGGGCCGCCGGCTGCGTCCTGTGCACGGGATCCACCACGGGCATGCTCGGCGGCCTCGCCGCGCTGCCCTACAGCCTGTCCAAGGCCACGGTCATCTCCGTGGTGCGGGCTGCCGCGGACGAGCTGGCGAGGTCGGGCGTGCGCGTCAACGCCATCTCGCCGCACGCCATCGCCACGCCGCTGCTGGTCCGCTCCCTCGCCAGGCTGCACCCTGGCGTCCCCGACGAGCAGCTGAAGCGGCTGGTGGAGACTGGCATGAGCGAGCTCCGTGGCGCAGTGCTGCAGGTGGAGGACGTGGCGAGGGCGGCCGTCTACCTTGCCTCCGACGAGGCCAAGTTCGTGACCGGGCATAACTTCGTCGTTGACGGTGGGTTCACGGCCAGCAAGCGGATCGGCGCGCCGGCGGCAAGCGGAACCGCTAGCTGACCATTCTCCTGGTTCCGGGAATAATAACAAGTCAATGTACTTCGTTGATCGTGAGTCGTGACCGGACCAACACGAAAGCTATCATATCATTCTACTAGTTCCTGTTATTATTGAATGGAGACAGAGGATGCACCTGTGATTGGTATATAGAGACATTCGACTTATCTCTCCAATCGGTTGTTCACCGTGGATTCTCTGACTTATGGCAATGTTGACACTTAAATTGGACCTAAGCCCGGTTTTAGAATCGGCCCATGCAATTTTAacccaatccaagaaaactctaTGAGACCCgatcaaaagaaaaaaagaaaactcaATAGTACCACATTGGTTTTTCAACAGGATAAGATCAACCCAACTCCATATAAAATATAGGTTacatgaccaattgaggtatccaACTACACAATCGATATATTATCAGTTATTCACTTTTGACCTCTTATTATCTATTCCAACCCCTTGTTGTCTTACATGTCCCTCCAAGGGATTTGTGGGCATTCTAGGTGGTCTTGCTGATCCTAGAACACCCCTTGTCGTGCAGTCTCTTCGACGAGCCTCCCGGGAAGCATTTGTTATTGGGTGAAGAACGAGCGTCTAATCAGCCTCGTCGACCTACTGGTCCGCTTCACCATTGGGACCTCCCTTCACTGTGTGCTAGGCCATGTGAGGCCTCTGGACAATCTAGCTCCTACCAGTGTGTGACCCGACCGTTGTCAATAGGTAAAATATTGatcaaaaagaaaaagtcaaCAGACGTTATTATCTCTCCAAACAAACCCAATATAAGCTGAGGTTAGACACTCCTGGATCCATGCAATCACTAATTAGCTGTTAAAAATTAACTAGATAGATTCAAACATATCTTGCTAATTGTTAGCTGAGCACACACCTAATAACTATCTTATTTGTTATCCTAATCATGCTAATAACAGCTAATAAATTACAAAACTACATTTTTGCTCTTACACCTACCTGTATCCACAATTCTCTTGCTACGTTAAATATATAAAAAGCATAGCATTAGAGACAAAAACCGAGCAACGATAAATATAAAGAAAAGGGCATCAGAGACGAAACCCCCATCACATCCACATTTTATTTGTTGGATCCGAACAAGACATAAGTATTGTTAATTGGCTAATATTTAGGCCTTGATTGGATCCCTATAGATAATAATAGTTATCTGTTAATAATTATCTCTTTTGGATCAACAAGTGCAGCTAATAAAATAACTAATTGTTACCTGAACGTCTAGATAAAATAAATCTCACTAATTAGAACAAATAGCTATTAGCCAGCTAACTATTAGCTGATAATAAATTCAAATAGGGCCTTAGCTAGCTAATTTTAACTATCTATTAGATGCCGGTGGATCCAAACAGCGTAAGTGCCTAACACCGATATTAGAGATATGCAGACACGTATCGGGCATGTTTGATTCTCATGCAGTCGTACCATATACAGATGGGAGGGCTGCCAGCCCAAAATTTGGCAGCAGACCAAACGAAAGCCAATTAACAAAAATTTGGACTGACATCCTTTATCACTCATGGACAGTACATTTAACTTTTTGCCACTATTAGCGTGACCTGCCTAATCCCTCTCACATCCACATGGCTCACAAAGTGGGGGCTGGCTAAATATAACAATTTGGCCCATTGGACTTTCTTCCTCGATAGCAAAAAAACGTTGTAGGCAAAAGAATCAAGCATACCCTGAACATTTGAAGAAGCCAAATACCCTCAGCACTTATCAAATAGATATTACATCATTTCGTTCCGCGGGTGTGCTTAGTTTCTTCTCTACCCCTACTTAATCTACATTATATGAACAAAACCTTCTACTGTAAGCACAAGAGGGGAGCTCTTGATCTGAATAACTAGGCAGTTTATGAACATCGCTTCTAAGTTTTGAATGGAGAAGTCATGTAATAATATTGTGCTTCTTCTGTAAGCTTGTAGCTTGTGTTACATACAAAGAGGGGCTTACTCCAGCAGTAGACGCGAGCCGCTGTGATATGTAACCCCGTACAAGGTATCTCTACCAAAGAATCATCTATATGTTGCTCCGCCAAACAGCTTTGGATTATAGTGGCTGGAGTTCTTGCTCGGGAACCACTGAATCAACAGGTCTGTAGGCAGTTTGACCACTAAATTTCTTTCTCCAAACAAGTACTACTAAAAAGGCTGACAAAGTGACCAAAACAACTAGTAAAATCCCAAGCAGTATAGAGACTACATGTTCTTGAAACCATGACCTGCACCCAAAAAATAAAGGAAGCTAAGTTCTCCAGAAGCACTGGAATACCATTCAAGCGAATAAGATGGATGGTTGCTGCAGAAGTTATTACACATTATAATAATTCATTCATAAAGTTATCTCATGGAACTTTTCTTTTGGAGCTGGGGGGAGAGATGTAAATATAACAGAACATGAGACAATAAAACAGACTGTGATACTGTCCTAGCCCTTTTTGAACATGGGTGAAACTGTGCTTTCATCcccccctccccctctctctcaacacacacacacaaagagAGACAAAACAACATTGTCTGGAGGAAGAGAAGCCCCAAAAGGAAAATGCGGATATTGTCACACTGTATGACTAGTGCAGCTTATAATAAACATTCCTCACCTTCTCGGTAAAGGCTGCACGTTCCACTCGAGCAATTGATAACTGCCAAGATTTTCAGGCAACTGAACATGGTGCTGAGTTAACCGATAGATAATACCCTGGCAATAAATCAATAGAAAAAATTAATGTGAAAAAAAATGATCTGAAATAGTTATAATAGGTCCAAGAGTATATGCTACCATTGCTGTTGCATTGGACATAGCATTATCAGATCCTGCTGGGAAAATACCCCATCTAATCAGAGTAGAATTTCCTTGGCTCGTAATATTCATAACTCGAACCTGTCAAATTAAATAGCAGCTTCAGCCAAATCACAATGAAGCAATATCAAAACAACTATGAGATTAGTGCAGACTGAAGTAAATGAACGTCTAATATGTTCTTCAATCCCGCCTGAAAAGAACCACTCGCATAACCAGCACAACCAAGTTGTTGCATACTTTTAATTCTTATTAATACCTGACGAGAGTCAATCTCCAGCTCTTTAGCTATCAGCTCGGCCAGCTCATGGAGATGAGGTTTCAGATTTGGGTAGGTAACATTTATGGACATATCAACAGTGATGAGACCAACATCAAACTCTGCAAGCCGAAGATCAACAAGTATGATAATCATGTCTATCAGTATACTGTAAACCAAGATAGAAATATAGGGCACTAAGGAAAAGTAGTGGGCATTGGCACAGTCCATTGCTCCTATCCAGAACAATAATATTTATTTAAACTACATAAAAATAAAGTGTGCTATTGTTGACAAAAAAAATAACAAACACCAATTAagaaaatatttacttattgCTTTAGCTTACAGTAATCGGCCTGGTTATTAACAAAATTACTATAGGCATATGAAATGTGGACCAGATTATTGTGCAAGCCATAAAGACTGGTGAATGTACCATCAAACTCAAAGAACTAAGTAGGTAAACAAAAAAATGAGTAAAGCATGGGTCGAATTGCAGCTTAAAGGACCTTCAAGAGAGGCAGATCGATTGTTTGCCTCATTTCATATAAAAACTTCAGCCCTATCAAGCTTCATATTCATAACTACCAAAACAGCCATCAACAAAGCAGATCAAAACAATCGATGCCTAACTGATAGTTACAAGTGAAATATAACAAATATCCATGTTTTGTCATTCATCATATAATACATGTGAAATTAATAG
Above is a genomic segment from Miscanthus floridulus cultivar M001 chromosome 3, ASM1932011v1, whole genome shotgun sequence containing:
- the LOC136542548 gene encoding momilactone A synthase-like; amino-acid sequence: MTNRVFLNTGGTKCTAAGAVLRGVVGGFSTASDSQRLAGKVAVITGAASGIGKATAAEFVRNGAKVILADVQDDAGRAVAAELGAAASYTRCDVTDEAQIAAAADLAVARHGRLDVLYSNAGAPGASAPATPLASLDLADFDRVMAVNARSAVACLKHAARVMVPRAAGCVLCTGSTTGMLGGLAALPYSLSKATVISVVRAAADELARSGVRVNAISPHAIATPLLVRSLARLHPGVPDEQLKRLVETGMSELRGAVLQVEDVARAAVYLASDEAKFVTGHNFVVDGGFTASKRIGAPAASGTAS